One Thermus sp. CCB_US3_UF1 DNA window includes the following coding sequences:
- the murJ gene encoding murein biosynthesis integral membrane protein MurJ has protein sequence MLRKVLLVMGGTLASRVLGLLRQAVFNALFPDALKDAFNVAYRVPNLLRELLAEGAVQNALIPLLKALPEEEARVFARRFAAFLLGVNLLVLGLGYLLAPWVVGLLVAPGSHLREGEAFAQVVYLTRLLLPFLLGISLAALFSALLQAEERFLPYALGPVAFNLAAIGLMALFPGNPTALGLSVALGGLLQAAIQLPFLRGLRLEWRWHQAFAPALLRMGPFAFTTSLRQFLNLVLTNILTRYPPAAVTGFYNAEVVFQMVLGLFATSPAIALFPRMSALKGEELARFLEAPLKRLSLVLALLGGLLLGLSPYVVVLLFGLFGPLTPENRAYSAQVLAAMGLAVLPWGVNTLLLRGLYALGRVREAVWASAVVFLSNTLGYWLLRDGGLFLLNLATALAGWLGLALYLRLLRREGVEAPFLPGLLLKAFGAGLLAALPGLVLAGFWPAAQALKALSPLLLGGALGVGFFALAARFLGLPLKELLPRSLSGGSRGA, from the coding sequence ATGCTGCGTAAGGTCCTCCTGGTCATGGGGGGCACCCTGGCCTCGAGGGTCTTGGGCCTCCTGCGCCAAGCGGTCTTCAACGCCCTTTTCCCCGATGCCCTCAAGGACGCCTTCAACGTGGCCTACCGGGTGCCCAACCTCCTCCGGGAGCTGCTGGCGGAAGGGGCGGTGCAGAACGCCCTCATCCCCCTTCTGAAGGCTTTGCCCGAGGAGGAGGCCCGGGTCTTCGCCCGCCGCTTCGCCGCCTTCCTCCTGGGGGTGAACCTCCTGGTCCTGGGCCTAGGCTACCTCCTCGCCCCCTGGGTGGTGGGGCTTCTGGTGGCCCCGGGAAGCCACCTGCGGGAGGGGGAGGCCTTTGCCCAGGTGGTCTACCTCACCCGGCTTCTCCTCCCCTTCCTCCTCGGCATCTCCCTGGCCGCCCTTTTCTCCGCCCTTTTGCAGGCGGAAGAGCGTTTCCTGCCCTACGCCTTGGGCCCCGTGGCCTTCAACCTGGCGGCCATCGGCCTCATGGCCCTCTTTCCCGGGAACCCCACGGCCCTGGGGCTTTCCGTGGCCCTGGGAGGGCTTTTGCAGGCCGCCATCCAGCTGCCCTTTCTGCGGGGCCTCCGCCTGGAGTGGCGCTGGCACCAGGCCTTTGCCCCAGCCCTCCTGCGCATGGGGCCTTTCGCCTTCACCACCTCCTTGCGTCAGTTTTTGAACCTGGTCCTCACCAACATCCTCACCCGCTACCCCCCGGCGGCGGTCACGGGGTTTTACAACGCCGAGGTGGTCTTCCAGATGGTCCTGGGCCTCTTCGCCACCTCCCCCGCCATCGCCCTCTTTCCCCGGATGAGCGCCCTCAAGGGGGAGGAGCTTGCCCGGTTCCTCGAGGCGCCCCTCAAGCGCTTGAGCCTGGTCCTGGCCCTCCTGGGGGGGCTTCTCCTTGGGCTAAGCCCCTACGTGGTGGTCCTCCTCTTCGGCCTCTTCGGCCCCCTGACCCCGGAGAACCGGGCCTACAGCGCCCAGGTGCTGGCCGCCATGGGCCTGGCCGTCCTCCCCTGGGGGGTGAACACCCTTCTTCTCCGCGGGCTTTACGCCTTGGGGCGGGTGCGGGAGGCGGTTTGGGCCAGCGCCGTGGTCTTCCTCAGCAACACCCTGGGCTACTGGCTTTTGCGGGATGGGGGCCTATTCCTCCTCAACCTGGCCACGGCCTTGGCCGGCTGGCTGGGGCTTGCCCTCTACCTGCGGCTTCTCCGGCGGGAAGGGGTGGAGGCCCCCTTCCTGCCGGGCCTTCTCCTCAAGGCCTTTGGGGCGGGGCTTCTTGCGGCCTTGCCCGGGCTGGTCCTGGCCGGCTTTTGGCCCGCCGCCCAGGCCCTGAAGGCCCTATCCCCCCTCCTTCTGGGCGGAGCCCTTGGGGTGGGCTTCTTCGCCCTGGCCGCCCGGTTCTTGGGCCTTCCCCTTAAGGAGCTTCTCCCCAGAAGCCTTTCAGGCGGAAGTAGAGGGGCTTGA
- the hisS gene encoding histidine--tRNA ligase, translated as MAVRGTKDLFGKELRLHQHIVATARRVLEAAGALELLTPVFEETQVFEKGVGAATDIVRKEMFTFQDRGGRSLTLRPEGTAAMVRAYLEHGMKVWAQPVRLWMAGPMFRAERPQRGRYRQFHQVNYEALGSESPILDAEAILLLYESLKELGLRRLSVKLSSVGDPEDRTRYNAYLRECLSPYRAELSEDSQERLDLNPMRILDSKSEKDQALLRELGVRPMLDFLGEEARAHLQAVERHLERLSVPYELEPSLVRGLDYYVRTAFEVHHQEIGAQSALGGGGRYDGLSELLGGPRVPGVGFAFGVERVALALEAEGFTLAEERGPDLYLVPLVEEAVAEAFYLAEALRPRLRAEYALSPKKPGKGVEEALKRQAAFVGFLGEDELRTGEVTLKRLATGEQVRLPQGEALGFLLSALA; from the coding sequence ATGGCCGTCCGCGGCACCAAGGACCTTTTTGGCAAGGAGCTTAGGCTCCACCAGCACATCGTGGCCACCGCCCGCAGGGTGCTGGAGGCGGCGGGGGCCCTGGAGCTCCTGACCCCAGTGTTTGAGGAAACCCAGGTGTTTGAAAAGGGCGTAGGAGCCGCCACCGACATCGTCCGCAAGGAGATGTTCACCTTCCAGGACCGGGGCGGACGCTCCCTAACCTTGCGTCCCGAGGGCACCGCGGCCATGGTACGGGCCTACCTGGAACACGGGATGAAGGTCTGGGCCCAGCCCGTGCGCCTCTGGATGGCGGGGCCCATGTTCCGGGCGGAAAGGCCGCAAAGGGGCCGGTACCGCCAGTTCCACCAGGTAAACTACGAGGCCTTGGGCTCGGAAAGCCCCATCCTGGACGCCGAGGCCATCCTCCTCCTCTACGAGAGCCTGAAGGAACTGGGCCTAAGGCGGCTTTCCGTCAAGCTCTCCTCCGTGGGGGACCCAGAGGACCGCACCCGGTACAACGCCTACCTACGGGAATGCCTTTCCCCTTACCGGGCGGAGCTCTCCGAGGACTCGCAAGAACGCCTGGACCTGAACCCCATGCGCATCCTGGACTCCAAAAGCGAGAAGGACCAGGCCCTCCTCCGGGAGCTTGGGGTGAGGCCCATGCTGGACTTCCTGGGGGAGGAGGCGCGAGCCCACCTCCAAGCAGTGGAACGCCACCTGGAAAGGCTCTCCGTGCCCTACGAGCTGGAGCCCTCCCTGGTGCGGGGCCTGGACTACTACGTGCGCACCGCCTTTGAGGTGCACCACCAGGAGATCGGGGCCCAGTCGGCCCTGGGGGGTGGGGGGCGGTACGACGGGCTTTCCGAGCTCCTGGGGGGGCCTAGGGTACCCGGGGTGGGGTTTGCCTTCGGCGTGGAGCGGGTGGCCTTGGCCCTGGAGGCCGAGGGCTTCACCCTGGCCGAGGAGAGGGGGCCCGACCTCTACCTGGTCCCCCTGGTGGAGGAGGCGGTGGCCGAAGCCTTCTACCTGGCCGAGGCCCTGCGCCCCCGCCTGCGGGCCGAGTACGCCCTAAGCCCCAAGAAGCCGGGGAAAGGGGTGGAGGAGGCCCTGAAACGCCAGGCCGCCTTCGTGGGCTTCCTGGGCGAGGACGAGCTCAGGACGGGGGAAGTGACCCTCAAGCGCCTGGCCACCGGGGAACAGGTGCGCCTCCCCCAGGGGGAGGCCCTGGGGTTCTTGCTTTCCGCCTTGGCCTGA
- a CDS encoding LCP family protein yields MRRALLPLALLFLIALGLWAYPLVGPAVRHGALPHPGGLREPLTLLVYGSSPEYLGYHRRAPERFRGLADTILLVRLDPGRNRVAVLSVPRDLWVELPGYGGHKVNAYSPLGGPNLMVEAVARATGVRAERYLVVSTEALRKGVEALGGVRLCVEKPMRYRDRAAGLEIHLEPGCQVLNGFQAEGYLRFRKDALGDIGRVQRQQAFFHALKDQIFSPAGLLRLPQVVAAVEPYVRTDLTREEKGRLLGFALRRPVLVSLLLPGHFGGGGWQVDPEALREVRALYFGEGVQVGEVGLAGRSVALVYGPGQEALAEGARERLHRLGLRVLRRPSDLVPARTEVLENGPGFLAQALGGALGVPYRISGEAVLGADLTLRLGEEAPFR; encoded by the coding sequence GTGCGGCGCGCCCTTTTGCCCTTGGCCCTCCTTTTCCTCATCGCCCTTGGCCTTTGGGCCTACCCCCTCGTGGGCCCTGCGGTGCGCCACGGGGCCCTGCCCCACCCTGGGGGCCTGCGGGAGCCCCTGACCCTCCTCGTCTACGGTTCCAGCCCGGAGTACCTGGGCTACCACCGGCGGGCCCCTGAACGTTTCCGGGGGCTTGCGGACACCATCTTGCTGGTACGCCTAGACCCGGGGAGGAACCGGGTGGCGGTCCTCTCCGTGCCCCGGGACCTTTGGGTGGAGCTTCCCGGGTATGGCGGGCATAAGGTGAACGCCTATAGCCCCTTGGGCGGCCCGAACCTCATGGTGGAGGCCGTGGCCCGGGCTACTGGGGTGCGGGCGGAACGCTACCTGGTGGTGAGCACGGAAGCCCTCCGCAAGGGGGTGGAGGCCCTAGGGGGGGTGCGCCTTTGCGTGGAGAAGCCCATGCGCTACCGGGATCGGGCGGCGGGGCTGGAGATCCACCTGGAGCCGGGGTGCCAGGTCTTGAACGGCTTCCAGGCCGAGGGATACCTGCGCTTCCGCAAGGACGCTTTGGGGGACATTGGCCGGGTGCAGCGGCAACAGGCCTTCTTCCATGCCCTTAAGGACCAGATCTTTTCCCCCGCCGGGCTTTTGCGCCTTCCCCAGGTGGTGGCCGCGGTGGAGCCTTACGTAAGGACCGACCTGACCCGGGAGGAGAAGGGGAGGCTTTTGGGATTTGCCCTAAGGCGTCCTGTCCTGGTGAGCCTTCTCCTCCCCGGCCATTTCGGCGGGGGAGGGTGGCAGGTGGACCCGGAGGCCCTAAGGGAGGTGCGGGCCCTCTACTTCGGGGAGGGGGTCCAGGTGGGGGAGGTGGGGCTTGCCGGGCGGTCCGTGGCCTTGGTCTATGGCCCCGGCCAGGAGGCCCTGGCGGAAGGGGCCCGGGAGCGCCTCCACCGTTTGGGCCTTAGGGTGCTCAGGCGCCCTTCAGACCTGGTCCCGGCCCGTACCGAGGTCCTGGAAAACGGCCCCGGGTTCCTGGCCCAGGCCCTGGGAGGGGCCTTGGGGGTGCCCTACCGCATCTCCGGGGAGGCGGTCTTGGGGGCAGACCTCACCCTACGCCTTGGCGAGGAGGCCCCCTTTCGTTAG
- a CDS encoding ABC transporter ATP-binding protein: protein MAGVEVHYRIRRPIPLEAHFQIRGFTVLLGESGVGKTTLLKALAGLVPAEGEPYRHLPPERRPIGYLPQDLALFPHMTAWENVAFPLKGPGRKERALALLGRVGLLEHAEKRPQALSGGQRQRVALARALAREPELLLLDEPTSALDPLTKGQVLAELVALIRREGVPALAVSHDPDLSRMADWLVVMGRGRILQEGPPAEVLARPQEVAVARLLGYENLFPVRVLEGGVELQGVALRLPLPPWAGPGGRAWLGVRAEEVLVVREDRPPPPENLLEGVLESLYPEGLAYRGRFLGPVPLSLLLPRHVQERLRLGPGQRIRVVLKPRYLHLMPGQAEDLLPG, encoded by the coding sequence GTGGCGGGCGTGGAGGTCCACTACCGGATAAGGCGGCCCATTCCCCTCGAGGCCCACTTCCAGATCCGGGGGTTCACCGTCCTCCTGGGGGAAAGCGGCGTGGGCAAGACCACCCTCCTCAAGGCCCTGGCCGGCCTGGTGCCCGCCGAAGGGGAGCCCTACCGGCACCTCCCCCCGGAAAGGCGGCCCATAGGCTACCTCCCTCAGGACCTGGCCCTCTTCCCCCACATGACCGCCTGGGAAAACGTGGCCTTTCCCCTAAAGGGCCCCGGGCGCAAGGAAAGGGCTTTGGCCCTCCTGGGCCGGGTGGGGCTTCTGGAACACGCGGAAAAGCGCCCCCAGGCCCTCTCCGGTGGCCAGCGCCAGCGGGTAGCCCTGGCCCGGGCCCTGGCCCGGGAACCGGAACTCCTCCTCCTGGACGAACCCACCAGCGCCCTAGACCCCCTCACCAAGGGCCAGGTGCTGGCCGAGCTGGTGGCCCTCATCCGCCGGGAAGGTGTCCCCGCCCTGGCCGTAAGCCACGACCCCGACCTGTCCCGGATGGCGGACTGGCTTGTGGTGATGGGGCGGGGGCGGATCCTGCAGGAAGGCCCCCCGGCGGAGGTCCTGGCCCGCCCCCAGGAGGTGGCGGTGGCCCGGCTTTTGGGCTACGAGAACCTCTTCCCCGTGAGGGTCCTCGAGGGAGGGGTGGAGCTCCAAGGGGTGGCCCTCCGCCTCCCCCTTCCCCCCTGGGCCGGGCCCGGGGGGCGGGCCTGGCTGGGGGTGCGGGCAGAGGAGGTCCTGGTGGTGCGGGAGGACCGCCCCCCACCCCCGGAAAACCTCCTGGAAGGGGTTCTGGAAAGCCTATACCCCGAGGGCCTGGCCTACCGGGGCCGCTTCCTGGGCCCTGTACCCCTTTCCCTCCTCCTGCCCCGGCACGTGCAGGAGCGCCTGCGCCTTGGCCCAGGCCAGAGGATCCGGGTGGTCCTCAAGCCCCGCTACCTGCACCTGATGCCGGGCCAGGCGGAGGATCTCCTCCCAGGCTAG
- the hisD gene encoding histidinol dehydrogenase, whose amino-acid sequence MIYRAEEVRERFARRGLSFDPKVEEVVRGILEAVRAEGDAALDRFSLDLDGHPVEEIPKRAWRQAYEDLDEALRDALETAKERIEAFYREEAKGGFLKADAAGVLGQLVRPLARVGVYVPGGSAPLLSSLLMSVIPAKVAGVGEVIVASPPRVHPGVLAAAWVAGADRLFAMGGAQAIAALAYGTARVPRVDKIVGPGNAYVVAAKRQVYGVVGLDGLAGPTETMLVADGSASPKLLAADLLAQAEHGPDSEPWLLSPDRALLERVEAELYRQLQDLPRAEMARKALERGGLVLTQDLEEALALANLYAPEHLCLALADPLPWLGKVQNAGGVFLGEGSPEALGDYIAGPSHVMPTSGTARFQGGLAVRDFLKVIPVIGLGEKAVRELSAKGAVLARAEGLEGHARSLDLRQ is encoded by the coding sequence ATGATCTACCGCGCGGAGGAGGTGAGGGAGCGCTTCGCCCGGCGGGGGCTCTCTTTTGACCCCAAGGTGGAGGAGGTGGTGCGGGGCATCCTCGAGGCGGTGCGGGCGGAAGGGGATGCCGCCTTGGACCGCTTCAGCCTGGACCTGGACGGCCACCCCGTGGAGGAGATCCCCAAGCGCGCCTGGCGCCAGGCCTACGAGGACCTGGACGAGGCCCTGCGGGATGCCCTGGAAACCGCCAAGGAGCGCATTGAGGCCTTCTACCGCGAGGAGGCCAAGGGCGGCTTCCTGAAGGCGGATGCGGCCGGGGTCCTGGGCCAGCTGGTGCGGCCCCTGGCCCGGGTAGGGGTCTACGTGCCCGGGGGAAGCGCCCCCCTTCTTTCCAGCCTCCTCATGAGCGTGATTCCCGCCAAGGTGGCCGGGGTGGGGGAGGTGATCGTGGCCAGCCCCCCTAGGGTCCACCCCGGGGTGCTGGCCGCGGCCTGGGTGGCGGGGGCGGACCGGCTTTTCGCCATGGGCGGGGCCCAGGCCATCGCCGCCCTGGCCTACGGCACCGCCCGCGTGCCCCGGGTGGACAAGATCGTGGGCCCCGGGAACGCCTACGTGGTGGCGGCCAAGCGCCAGGTCTACGGGGTGGTGGGCCTGGACGGCCTGGCGGGTCCCACGGAGACCATGCTGGTGGCCGATGGTTCCGCCTCGCCCAAGCTCCTTGCCGCCGACCTCCTGGCCCAGGCGGAGCACGGGCCCGACTCCGAGCCCTGGCTCCTCTCCCCGGATAGGGCCCTCCTAGAGCGGGTGGAGGCGGAGCTCTACCGCCAGCTTCAGGACCTCCCCCGGGCGGAGATGGCCCGGAAGGCCCTGGAGCGGGGGGGGCTGGTTCTCACCCAGGACCTGGAGGAGGCCTTGGCCCTGGCCAACCTCTACGCCCCCGAGCACCTCTGCCTGGCCCTCGCCGACCCTTTGCCTTGGCTTGGCAAGGTGCAAAACGCCGGCGGGGTCTTCCTGGGGGAGGGAAGCCCTGAGGCCCTGGGGGACTACATCGCCGGCCCCAGCCACGTGATGCCTACCTCGGGCACGGCCCGCTTCCAGGGGGGCTTGGCCGTGCGGGACTTTCTCAAGGTGATCCCGGTGATCGGCCTGGGGGAGAAGGCGGTGCGGGAGCTTTCCGCCAAGGGGGCGGTTCTGGCCCGGGCCGAGGGCCTGGAGGGGCATGCCCGTTCCCTGGACCTAAGGCAATGA
- a CDS encoding uracil-DNA glycosylase: MTLEFLRAQAQSCTACRLAEGRTQVVFGEGNPDAQLMIVGEGPGEEEDKTGRPFVGKAGQLLNRILEAAGIPREEVYIANIVKCRPPGNRAPLPDEAKICTDKWLLKQIELIAPQIIVPLGAVAAEFFLGEKVSITKVRGQWFAWHGIRVFPMFHPAYLLRNPSRAPGSPKHLTWLDIQEVKRVLLTLPPKERRQVKAVSQEPLF, from the coding sequence ATGACCCTGGAGTTCTTGCGCGCCCAGGCCCAAAGCTGCACCGCGTGCCGCCTGGCCGAGGGCCGGACCCAGGTGGTCTTCGGGGAGGGGAACCCCGACGCCCAGCTCATGATCGTAGGGGAAGGCCCGGGGGAGGAGGAGGACAAAACGGGCCGCCCCTTCGTGGGCAAGGCGGGCCAGCTCCTGAACCGGATCCTCGAGGCCGCGGGTATCCCCCGGGAGGAGGTCTACATCGCCAACATCGTCAAGTGCCGCCCTCCCGGCAACCGCGCCCCACTTCCCGACGAGGCCAAGATCTGCACGGACAAGTGGCTCCTGAAGCAGATTGAGCTCATCGCCCCCCAGATCATCGTCCCCTTGGGGGCGGTGGCGGCGGAGTTTTTCCTGGGGGAGAAGGTCTCCATCACCAAGGTGCGGGGGCAGTGGTTTGCCTGGCACGGGATCCGGGTCTTCCCCATGTTCCACCCGGCCTACCTGCTGCGAAACCCCAGCCGGGCCCCTGGCAGCCCCAAGCACCTCACCTGGCTGGACATCCAGGAGGTGAAGCGGGTCCTCCTCACCCTCCCCCCCAAGGAGCGCCGCCAGGTCAAGGCCGTGAGCCAGGAGCCCCTTTTTTAG
- the modB gene encoding molybdate ABC transporter permease subunit has translation MAPEFWTALALSLRVALLSSLLLLLLGIPLAWLLAFRPFPGKPLVEAVVLLPLVLPPTVLGFYLLLFLGPEGIWTRLTGLSWAFRFEGLVLASVLFSLPFVFTAYREAFLSLDRNLLEVARTLGAPWWRVWGQIILPLVWPGLLSGTLLGFAHTLGEFGVVLMVGGSIPGKTQMVSIYLYDLVQALRFAEAEEASWVLLGLSLAILVSVRTLERRWRAWRSTTG, from the coding sequence CTGGCCCCCGAGTTCTGGACCGCCCTGGCCCTTTCCCTGAGGGTGGCCCTCCTTTCCTCCCTTCTCCTCCTCCTCTTGGGCATCCCCCTGGCCTGGCTCTTGGCCTTCCGCCCCTTCCCGGGCAAACCCCTGGTGGAGGCGGTGGTCCTCCTGCCCCTGGTCCTGCCCCCCACGGTCTTGGGGTTTTACCTCCTCCTCTTCCTGGGCCCCGAGGGGATCTGGACCCGGCTCACCGGGCTTTCCTGGGCCTTCCGCTTTGAGGGCCTGGTCCTGGCCAGCGTCCTCTTTAGCCTGCCCTTCGTCTTCACCGCCTACCGGGAGGCCTTCTTGTCCTTGGACCGGAACCTGCTGGAGGTGGCCCGCACCCTGGGAGCCCCCTGGTGGCGGGTCTGGGGCCAGATCATCCTCCCCTTGGTGTGGCCGGGCCTCCTCTCCGGGACCCTTTTGGGCTTCGCCCACACCCTGGGGGAGTTCGGGGTGGTGCTCATGGTGGGGGGGTCCATCCCGGGGAAGACCCAGATGGTGAGCATCTACCTCTACGACCTGGTGCAGGCCCTGCGCTTCGCGGAGGCCGAGGAGGCCTCCTGGGTCCTCCTGGGCCTGAGCCTGGCCATCCTGGTTTCGGTGCGGACCCTGGAAAGGAGGTGGCGGGCGTGGAGGTCCACTACCGGATAA
- the modA gene encoding molybdate ABC transporter substrate-binding protein gives MKRLLWLLLLASGWALGQREVRVVAASDLQYALPEIAQAFQAENPGVQVRLAFGSSGRLYTQLTQGLEADLFFSAESLYPRLLEERGLAERGSRRLYALGRLVVWLDRRLGLEPGPQALKDPRVTQLAIANPVHAPYGRAAITLLERYGLLKRRPDAPIPGLAKPFAQLAWAEIPWESLTRGVEAYWDAEPLRRGKPRFAFVYGENIAHAAQLAVAATQAGILALPLAIHESLSRPGVFWLAPMGSHLLLEQTYVVLKGRARPEVLAFHRFVGSPEGRAIFRRYGFLLPGE, from the coding sequence GTGAAGCGTCTTCTTTGGCTTCTGCTTCTGGCCTCGGGATGGGCCCTGGGGCAAAGGGAGGTCCGGGTGGTGGCCGCCTCCGACCTGCAGTACGCCCTGCCGGAGATCGCCCAGGCCTTCCAGGCGGAAAACCCCGGGGTGCAGGTCCGCCTGGCCTTCGGCTCCTCCGGTCGGCTTTACACCCAGCTCACCCAAGGCCTCGAGGCCGACCTCTTCTTCTCCGCGGAAAGCCTCTACCCCAGGCTCCTAGAGGAGCGGGGCCTGGCGGAGCGGGGAAGCCGCAGGCTCTACGCCCTGGGGCGCCTCGTGGTCTGGCTGGACCGGAGGCTGGGCTTGGAGCCCGGCCCCCAGGCCCTCAAGGACCCCCGGGTCACCCAGCTGGCCATCGCCAACCCCGTGCACGCCCCCTACGGCCGGGCCGCCATCACCCTCCTGGAGCGCTACGGCCTCCTGAAACGCCGGCCGGATGCCCCTATCCCCGGCCTGGCCAAACCCTTTGCCCAGCTGGCCTGGGCGGAAATCCCCTGGGAAAGCCTCACCCGGGGGGTGGAGGCCTACTGGGACGCCGAGCCCCTCCGCCGGGGCAAACCCCGGTTCGCCTTCGTCTACGGGGAGAACATCGCCCACGCCGCCCAGCTGGCCGTGGCGGCCACCCAGGCGGGGATCCTGGCCCTGCCCCTGGCGATCCACGAAAGCCTCTCCCGGCCCGGGGTGTTCTGGCTGGCCCCCATGGGCAGCCACCTCCTCCTGGAGCAAACCTACGTGGTCCTCAAGGGGCGGGCCCGGCCCGAGGTCCTGGCCTTCCACCGCTTCGTGGGAAGCCCTGAGGGCCGGGCCATCTTCCGGCGTTACGGCTTCCTCCTGCCGGGGGAGTAG
- a CDS encoding helical backbone metal receptor, with product MKILHELLGPLELPDRLERLVSLAPNLTDALFALGVGERLIGRSAFCHRPPQVLSLPVLSSYTKTRTELLRRLSPDLVLLSTGVQREQALRLKEEGFPVYAVPLPTSPYGILENLSTLGHLLDLEDRADALAHGLALRYAALRGRFGLRVYFEMDLGGPITVGRGSYIAQALLHLGLRPIFLDVPQAYFVPDLEEVKRRKPDLFLYEPKPWGRNPLEKARALAAARGWDLPVAATDGDELAHYGPMFFGFLEKLASRLEATLAQA from the coding sequence ATGAAGATCCTCCACGAACTCCTAGGCCCCCTGGAGCTTCCCGACCGCCTGGAGCGCCTGGTAAGCCTGGCGCCCAACCTCACCGATGCCCTCTTCGCCCTGGGGGTGGGGGAGAGGCTTATAGGCCGGAGCGCCTTCTGCCACCGCCCCCCCCAGGTGCTCTCCCTGCCCGTGCTCTCCTCCTACACCAAGACCCGCACCGAGCTCCTAAGGCGCCTAAGCCCCGACCTCGTCCTCCTCTCCACCGGGGTGCAGCGGGAGCAGGCCTTAAGGCTTAAGGAGGAGGGCTTTCCCGTCTACGCCGTGCCCTTGCCCACAAGCCCGTATGGGATCCTGGAAAACCTCTCCACCCTGGGGCACCTTTTGGACCTCGAGGACCGTGCGGACGCCCTGGCCCACGGGCTCGCCCTCCGTTACGCTGCCCTCAGGGGGCGGTTTGGCCTGAGGGTCTACTTTGAGATGGACCTGGGAGGGCCCATCACCGTGGGCCGGGGGAGTTACATCGCCCAGGCCCTTCTCCACCTGGGCCTCAGGCCCATCTTCCTGGACGTGCCCCAGGCCTACTTCGTCCCCGACCTGGAGGAGGTGAAAAGGCGCAAGCCCGACCTCTTCCTTTATGAGCCCAAACCCTGGGGCAGGAACCCCCTGGAGAAGGCCCGGGCCTTGGCGGCGGCCCGGGGCTGGGACCTCCCTGTGGCCGCCACCGATGGGGACGAGCTGGCCCACTACGGCCCCATGTTCTTCGGCTTTCTGGAAAAGCTGGCCTCCCGCCTCGAGGCTACCTTAGCCCAGGCTTAA
- a CDS encoding S8 family serine peptidase translates to MGQERATAQALLRAGARWVQPNYIYRPLALPNDPHYEDRQKSLLNGLVGLEAAWNASTGDPSLILAVVDTGYLPHEDMAGRWYLPPGETLDLADGDADPLDDIPLPAGRGHGLAVASILGAATNNAKGMAGVTWGGRILPLKAARSEDGEMLTSYVAQAVDKAVALGAKVINLSLGGPASDPVLESALVQARSQGVVLVAAAGNGGGEGLLYPASSPSTLAVGSVNASRQKSRFSNCGPELDLVAPGEGVWGASDQDGYVLWSGTSMAAPVVSGIAALYLSQYWELRGQWPTPDQVRLCLTATAQDLGPPGRDTGYGFGLVRADRVMANTTLCFP, encoded by the coding sequence GTGGGCCAGGAACGCGCCACGGCCCAGGCCCTTCTGCGAGCGGGGGCTAGGTGGGTGCAGCCCAACTACATATACCGGCCCCTAGCCCTTCCTAACGATCCCCATTACGAGGATCGCCAAAAGTCCCTGCTCAATGGCCTCGTGGGCCTCGAGGCGGCTTGGAACGCCTCCACGGGCGATCCTAGCCTAATCCTCGCCGTGGTGGACACGGGGTATTTGCCCCACGAGGACATGGCTGGCAGATGGTATCTGCCCCCTGGGGAAACCCTGGATCTGGCTGATGGGGATGCGGACCCCCTGGACGATATCCCTCTTCCTGCCGGGCGGGGCCATGGCCTAGCGGTGGCCTCCATCCTGGGGGCCGCTACCAACAATGCCAAAGGCATGGCTGGGGTCACGTGGGGGGGCAGGATCCTCCCCCTCAAGGCGGCCCGTTCCGAAGACGGCGAGATGCTCACTTCCTACGTGGCCCAGGCGGTGGATAAGGCGGTGGCCCTGGGTGCCAAGGTGATCAACCTTTCCCTGGGCGGCCCGGCTTCCGATCCGGTTCTGGAGAGCGCCTTGGTTCAGGCCCGCAGCCAGGGGGTGGTCCTGGTAGCCGCTGCTGGCAACGGCGGTGGAGAGGGTTTGCTTTACCCCGCAAGCTCCCCAAGCACCCTTGCCGTGGGCTCGGTGAACGCTTCCCGCCAAAAGTCCCGTTTCTCCAACTGTGGACCCGAGTTAGACCTGGTGGCTCCAGGGGAGGGTGTTTGGGGTGCATCCGACCAAGACGGCTATGTCCTCTGGAGCGGCACCTCCATGGCTGCCCCTGTGGTGAGCGGAATAGCGGCCCTGTACCTGTCCCAGTACTGGGAACTCCGGGGTCAATGGCCCACGCCCGACCAGGTCCGCCTTTGCCTAACCGCCACGGCCCAGGACCTAGGCCCTCCTGGGCGCGATACGGGCTATGGCTTCGGCCTGGTGCGGGCGGACCGGGTGATGGCGAACACCACCCTTTGCTTCCCCTAA